A DNA window from Brassica napus cultivar Da-Ae chromosome C1, Da-Ae, whole genome shotgun sequence contains the following coding sequences:
- the LOC106370503 gene encoding protein FD: MMSSARHQRNHRISATNKNKILNTVSSISSSSSPLHSSQDSQEAQKSSLVTMEEVWEDINFASIHHLNRHSQHPPDNHQPRFRSHNHQNQNPNSIFQNFLSRPSNQEPTIHTSLNGDTTTVFSSSPLAPPATVLSLNSGAGFEFLDNQDPLATSNLHSHNHLTDVPSFNTSLEDFTCFGKKRGQESNEGSGNRRHKRMIKNRESAARSRARKQAYTNELELEVAHLQAENAKLRRQQDQLKMAAANQQPKKKTLQRSSTSPF; the protein is encoded by the exons ATGATGTCATCAGCAAGGCATCAGAGAAACCATAGAATCTCTGCTACAAACAAGAACAAGATTCTCAACACTGTTTCCTCCAtctcatcctcatcatctcctttACACTCATCACAAGACTCTCAAGAAGCCCAAAAGAGTTCTTTAGTCACCATGGAAGAAGTTTGGGAAGACATCAACTTTGCTTCCATCCACCACCTAAACCGCCACAGCCAACATCCACCAGACAACCATCAGCCAAGATTCAGGAGCCATAACCACCAGAACCAAAACCCTAACTccatcttccaaaattttctcaGCAGACCTTCGAACCAGGAACCAACCATACACACAAGCCTCAATGGAGATACCACCACTGTCTTCAGCAGCTCTCCTTTGGCACCTCCTGCAACTGTTCTTAGCTTGAACTCCGGTGCCGGCTTCGAGTTTCTTGATAACCAAGATCCTCTTGCTACCTCTAATCTGCATAGCCACAATCATCTCACAGACGTTCCTTCATTCAACACTTCTCTTGAGGATTTTACTTGTTTTGGTAAGAAAAGAGGTCAAGAGTCCAATGAAGGTTCAGGGAATAGAAGACACAAGCGCATGATCAAGAACAGAGAATCTGCAGCTCGTTCCAGAGCTAGGAAACAG GCTTATACAAACGAGTTAGAGCTTGAAGTTGCTCACCTGCAGGCAGAAAACGCAAAACTCAGGAGACAACAAGATCAG TTAAAAATGGCAGCAGCAAATCAGCAACCCAAAAAGAAGACACTTCAACGGTCTTCCACATCTCCATTTTGA